The Urbifossiella limnaea nucleotide sequence CCGGCTCGCGCTCTCCGGCGTGCATTCGCCCGTGCCGGCGGACCTGTACGTCTTCGCCGGCCCGCGGTCGTACACCGGGCAGGACGTGGCCGAGCTCCACACCGTCGGCTCGCCGCCGCTCGTCGAACGACTCGTCGCCGACCTGCTCGCCGCGGGGGCGCGGCCGGCGCGGCCGGGGGAGTTCACGCTGCGGGCGTTCCTGGCCGGCAAGCTCGACCTGCCGCGCGCCGAGGCCGTTCACGCCGTCGTCGCCGCCGGCACCGACGCCGACCTGACGGCGGCGCTGGCCCAGCTCGCCGGCGGGGTGACGCAACCGCTCCACGCCGTCCGCGACGACCTGCTGAACCTCCTCGCCGACCTCGAAGCCGCGCTCGACTTCGCCGACGAGGACATCACGTTCGTCGGCAAGTCGGACGCGCTGTTGCGGGTGACGGCGGCGCTGGCCCGGCTGTCGAACCTGCGGCGGCAGCTCGACGGCCGGGCGGTCAGCGGGCGGGCGGTGCGGGCGGCGCTGGTGGGGCCGCCGAACGCCGGCAAGAGCAGCCTGTTCAACGCGCTCGTCGGCGGCGCCGCGGCGCTCGTCAGCCCCGAGGCGGGCACGACGCGCGACTACCTCACGGCCCGGCTGACGCTCGACGGCGTGGACGTGGAGCTGATCGACACCGCCGGCGCGGCCGCGGCGGCGGACGCCATCGAGGAGCAGGCCCAGCGGCTCGGCGCCGGGGCGGCGGCGGCCGCGGACGTGGTGCTGCGGTGCGCCGAGCCGGGGGACGCGTTTACCGGCCCCGCCGCGAGCGGCGAGCTGAT carries:
- a CDS encoding tRNA modification GTPase codes for the protein MSSAPGPGARAVVRVGGPAAREVVARVFTPDAPAADRHLSPGRLALSGVHSPVPADLYVFAGPRSYTGQDVAELHTVGSPPLVERLVADLLAAGARPARPGEFTLRAFLAGKLDLPRAEAVHAVVAAGTDADLTAALAQLAGGVTQPLHAVRDDLLNLLADLEAALDFADEDITFVGKSDALLRVTAALARLSNLRRQLDGRAVSGRAVRAALVGPPNAGKSSLFNALVGGAAALVSPEAGTTRDYLTARLTLDGVDVELIDTAGAAAAADAIEEQAQRLGAGAAAAADVVLRCAEPGDAFTGPAASGELIRVRTKSDLGGDAEPGVVSASAVAPGGVAALRAALAERVAALARPPLAPSQSRCRHHLDACTADLTAAHRHLALDDPPELAALAVRNAVGQLGEMVGAVYTTDLLDRIFSRFCIGK